From a region of the Neobacillus niacini genome:
- the glyA gene encoding serine hydroxymethyltransferase, whose translation MKHLSNQDKQVFEAIQQELGRQRGKIELIASENFVSEAVMEAQGSVLTNKYAEGYPGRRYYGGCEYVDIVEDLARNRAKEIFGAEYVNVQPHSGAQANMAVYFTVLEQGDTVLGMNLSHGGHLTHGSPVNFSGVQYNFVEYGVDETTHRINYDDVLAKAREHKPKMIVAGASAYPREIDFAKFREIADEVGAYLMVDMAHIAGLVAAGLHQNPVPYADFVTTTTHKTLRGPRGGMILCKEEWGKKIDKSIFPGIQGGPLMHVISAKAVAFGEALQDSFKEYAGQIIANAKRLADGLQKEGIRLVSGGTDNHLLLLDMQTLGLTGKVAEKVLDEVGITVNKNTIPFDPQSPFVTSGIRIGTAAVTSRGFGLEEMDEIASIIAFTLKNHEDEAKLKEAAARVEALTGRFTLYPEY comes from the coding sequence GGTAATGGAAGCACAGGGTTCTGTGTTAACCAATAAATATGCAGAAGGCTATCCAGGCCGCCGTTATTATGGCGGTTGTGAATACGTGGACATTGTTGAGGATCTTGCTCGTAATCGTGCGAAGGAGATTTTTGGTGCGGAATACGTAAACGTGCAGCCACACTCTGGCGCGCAGGCAAACATGGCTGTTTACTTTACGGTCCTTGAACAAGGCGACACTGTTCTTGGTATGAACCTTTCACATGGCGGTCACTTAACACACGGAAGCCCAGTAAACTTTAGTGGTGTTCAATATAACTTTGTTGAGTATGGTGTAGATGAAACCACTCACCGCATTAATTATGATGATGTTTTAGCAAAAGCACGTGAGCATAAGCCAAAGATGATTGTGGCTGGAGCAAGTGCCTATCCACGTGAAATCGATTTTGCGAAGTTCCGTGAAATTGCAGATGAAGTGGGCGCATACTTAATGGTGGATATGGCTCATATTGCGGGTCTAGTTGCAGCTGGTCTTCACCAAAATCCGGTTCCATATGCTGATTTTGTTACAACTACTACTCATAAAACACTTCGCGGACCTCGCGGCGGAATGATTCTCTGTAAAGAAGAATGGGGCAAAAAGATTGATAAATCAATTTTCCCTGGAATTCAAGGCGGTCCATTAATGCACGTAATCTCTGCAAAAGCAGTTGCGTTTGGAGAGGCTCTTCAAGACAGCTTTAAAGAATATGCAGGTCAAATTATTGCGAATGCAAAGCGTTTAGCTGACGGATTGCAAAAAGAGGGCATCAGACTTGTTTCTGGCGGCACCGATAACCACCTACTTCTTTTAGACATGCAGACACTTGGTTTAACTGGTAAAGTTGCTGAAAAGGTACTTGATGAAGTAGGAATTACCGTTAATAAAAATACGATTCCATTTGATCCACAAAGTCCGTTTGTAACAAGCGGTATCCGTATTGGTACAGCTGCTGTTACAAGCCGTGGTTTTGGGTTGGAAGAAATGGACGAAATCGCGTCAATTATTGCATTTACTTTGAAAAATCATGAAGACGAAGCGAAACTTAAGGAAGCGGCTGCTCGTGTTGAAGCTTTAACAGGTAGATTTACGCTTTATCCTGAATATTAA